The Pleuronectes platessa chromosome 11, fPlePla1.1, whole genome shotgun sequence genome includes a window with the following:
- the LOC128450761 gene encoding regulator of G-protein signaling 6, with translation MAEGSRDQGGAGTTDPEEDSPNMIVYRKIEDIVTRIQDEKAGGVAIRTVKSFLSKIPSVVSGADIVQWLMKNLSVEDPAEAIHLGSLVAAHGYIFPISDHVLTLKDDGTLYRFQSPYFWPSNCWEPENTDYAIYLCKRTMQNKARLELADYEAENLARLQRAFARKWEFIFMQAEAQVKIDRKKDKAERKILDSQERAFWDVHRPVPGCVNTTEMDIRKCRREKNPHRVKKSVYGVPDDGQSQPSPVHSSSQPTRKPTKEDIQKQMTFLNMQLDRHCMKVSKVADSLMSYTEQFMDYDPFVSATEPSNPWVSDDTSFWDLEASRDPSQQRVKRWGFSLEEALKDPVGRDQFLKFLESEFSSENLRFWLAVQDLKRRPLQDVPARAQEIWQEFLAEGAPSSINLDSHSYERTSQNLKDPGRYSYEDAQEHIFKLMKSDSYARFLRSNVYQDLLLARKKPADTEQGRRTSLEKFTRSVGKSLTGKRLTGLMQSS, from the exons ATTGAAGACATTGTGACACGAATACAAGATGAGAAAGCAGGAGGTGTAGCCATCCGGACCGTCAAAAGCTTCCTCTCCAAGATCCCCAGTGTGGTATCAG GGGCGGACATCGTTCAGTGGCTGATGAAAAACCTCTCCGTTGAGGATCCAG CTGAAGCCATCCACCTCGGGAGTCTGGTCGCTGCACACGGTTACATCTTCCCCATCTCTGACCATGTCCTGACACTTAAGGACGATGGAACCCTTTATCGCTTTCAG TCTCCGTACTTCTGGCCGTCAAACTGTTGGGAGCCTGAGAACACAGACTATG cCATTTACCTGTGTAAGCGCACCATGCAGAATAAGGCCAGGCTCGAGCTGGCCGACTACGAGGCT GAGAACCTTGCCCGTCTGCAGAGGGCCTTTGCCAGGAAGTGGGAATTCATCTTCATGCAAGCTGAGGCTCAAGTGAA GATCGACAGGAAGAAGGACAAGGCCGAGAGGAAGATCCTGGACAGCCAGGAGAGGGCATTCTGGGACGTCCATCGGCCTGTG CCCGGCTGCGTCAACACCACGGAGATGGACATCCGCAAGTGCCGAAGAGAGAAGAACCCACACAGAGTGAAAAAG TCGGTGTACGGGGTCCCAGACGACGGCCAGAGTCAGCCCAGTCCCGTCCACAGCAGCTCGCAGCCGACCAGGAAGCCCACCAAAGAGGACATCCAGAAGCAG ATGACCTTCCTGAACATGCAGCTGGACCGACACTGTATGAAGGTTTCCAAAGTGGCCGACAGTCTGATGAGCTACACGGAGCAGTTCATGGACTACGACCCCTTTGTGTCGGCCACGGAGCCCTCCAACCCCTGGGTCAGTGACGACACGTCCTTCTGGGACTTGGAGGCGAG TCGTGACCCCAGCCAGCAGCGTGTGAAGAGATGGGgcttctctctggaggaggCCCTGAAGGACCCGGTGGGACGAGACCAGTTCCTGAAGTTCCTGGAGTCAGAGTTCAGCTCAGAGAACCTGCG GTTCTGGTTAGCAGTGCAGGATCTGAAGCGACGGCCGCTCCAGGACGTCCCCGCCAGGGCTCAGGAGATCTGGCAGGAGTTCCTGGCTGAGGGGGCGCCGAGCTCCATCAACCTGGACTCTCACAGCTACGAGCGCACGAGCCAGAACCTGAAAGACCCCGGACGATACAGCTACGAGGACGCTCAG GAGCACATTTTCAAGCTAATGAAAAGTGACAGCTATGCACGCTTTTTGCGATCCAACGTCTACCAAGACCTCCTGTTAGCCAGAAAGAAG CCAGCAGACACTGAACAGGGCCGCCGCACCTCCCTGGAGAAGTTCACCCGCAGTGTG GGCAAGTCTTTGACAGGGAAGCGCCTGACAGGCCTGATGCAGTCATCCTGA